A window of Chitinophaga sp. MM2321 contains these coding sequences:
- a CDS encoding sigma-70 family RNA polymerase sigma factor produces MQPSTDHLLITTLKNGSEFAFTEIYNRFYPRLHMEANYLLHDKDEAADLVQEVFVNMWIRRDELPENIFLKSYLSTCLRNKCLDRMRRINRHQKKVKVYAGNIEEYTQHVPIEHKELFQQILTAINELPLAQRQVFEMAYLEDRSHREIMEAKGTSLQTIKNQISTTLKVLRKKLKSASLE; encoded by the coding sequence ATGCAACCAAGCACAGACCACTTATTGATAACCACCCTGAAAAACGGAAGCGAATTTGCTTTCACAGAAATTTATAACCGCTTTTACCCCCGGTTACACATGGAAGCCAACTACCTGCTGCACGACAAAGACGAAGCAGCAGACCTGGTACAGGAAGTATTCGTAAACATGTGGATCCGCAGAGATGAACTGCCGGAAAATATCTTTCTGAAAAGTTACCTCTCCACCTGCCTGCGTAACAAGTGTCTCGACCGGATGCGGAGAATAAACAGGCACCAAAAAAAAGTAAAAGTGTACGCAGGTAATATAGAGGAGTACACCCAACACGTTCCCATAGAACATAAAGAACTATTCCAGCAGATCCTGACGGCTATCAATGAGCTGCCGCTGGCACAGCGCCAGGTGTTTGAAATGGCCTACCTGGAAGACAGAAGTCACCGGGAAATCATGGAAGCAAAAGGCACTTCCCTGCAAACAATCAAGAATCAAATCAGCACCACGCTTAAAGTATTGAGAAAAAAATTAAAATCTGCATCGCTGGAATAG
- a CDS encoding RagB/SusD family nutrient uptake outer membrane protein, translated as MNKAYKHNKKVSGHIQIVRCAVIIITGVSLLTLSLTGCKKLVEVNTPYTSTNSGNVYSNDANAIAVVTGIYAQMSSTTFSVNSSGIGTVSLFNGLSADEFNLYNGITNTPANFYYSNELTNSNAAGTDLWSAIYPIVFVTNAAIEGLMNAGSLTPAVKKQLIGEAKFMRAFCYFYLTNLYGNLPLAISTDYTINAELIRIPKDLVYQQIITDLKSAEDLLNENYVGGDAFTITTERVRPNKWTAAALLARVYLYTNDWGGAEQQATTIINNTNLFDTVSLNNNVFSKSSKEAIWQLQPVNIGQNTPDAWFFIIPPAGPNNSKPIYLSKSLLGSFEVGDQRRIDWINSVTVDTITYSYPYKYKSAKLNDPITEYSMVLRLGEQLLIRAEARAQQNNIIGATSDLNMIRHRAGLTNTDVHEKSALLAAIMHERQVELFGEWGHRWLDLKRTGTVDKVMSLITPQKGGTWNTTDQLYPIPLSELLMAPQLEQNAGY; from the coding sequence ATGAATAAAGCATATAAACATAATAAGAAAGTATCTGGCCATATACAAATAGTAAGATGTGCCGTTATAATAATAACAGGGGTCTCACTACTCACATTAAGCTTAACAGGTTGTAAGAAACTTGTTGAAGTGAATACTCCTTATACCAGTACTAATTCGGGGAATGTGTATTCTAATGATGCTAATGCTATTGCTGTTGTTACTGGCATATACGCCCAAATGAGTTCTACTACTTTTTCCGTCAATAGTAGTGGAATAGGAACCGTCTCTTTGTTTAATGGATTGTCTGCGGATGAATTTAATCTGTATAATGGGATAACCAATACACCTGCTAATTTTTATTATTCAAATGAATTAACCAATTCAAATGCAGCAGGAACAGACTTATGGAGTGCCATATATCCGATTGTTTTTGTTACCAATGCTGCTATTGAAGGGCTTATGAATGCTGGTAGTTTGACCCCGGCAGTGAAAAAGCAGTTGATAGGAGAAGCGAAATTTATGAGGGCCTTTTGTTATTTCTACCTAACTAATTTATATGGGAATTTGCCACTTGCCATCAGTACTGATTATACAATAAATGCGGAACTTATCCGGATACCCAAAGATCTTGTTTACCAACAAATAATTACGGATCTGAAATCCGCAGAGGATTTATTGAATGAAAACTATGTAGGAGGAGATGCTTTTACAATTACAACGGAAAGAGTACGGCCGAACAAATGGACGGCGGCTGCACTACTAGCAAGGGTCTATCTGTATACAAATGATTGGGGCGGTGCTGAGCAGCAAGCTACCACTATTATTAATAATACTAATTTATTTGATACAGTTTCCTTAAATAATAACGTATTCAGTAAAAGTAGTAAAGAAGCAATCTGGCAATTGCAACCAGTAAATATTGGGCAAAATACACCAGATGCATGGTTTTTTATTATTCCTCCTGCTGGCCCAAACAATAGCAAGCCTATTTATTTAAGTAAGAGTTTGCTTGGTAGCTTTGAGGTAGGTGATCAAAGAAGGATTGATTGGATTAATAGTGTTACGGTAGACACTATTACTTACAGCTATCCTTATAAGTATAAAAGTGCCAAACTAAATGATCCTATTACAGAATATTCCATGGTACTGCGCTTAGGAGAACAATTGCTTATTCGTGCAGAAGCAAGGGCGCAACAAAATAATATTATTGGGGCTACTTCTGATCTAAATATGATCCGGCATCGTGCGGGCTTGACTAATACTGATGTTCATGAAAAATCGGCTTTATTGGCTGCTATAATGCATGAACGGCAGGTAGAGCTATTTGGGGAATGGGGACATCGTTGGTTGGATTTAAAAAGGACGGGTACTGTGGACAAAGTGATGAGTTTGATTACGCCCCAAAAAGGAGGTACCTGGAATACTACTGACCAGTTATACCCCATTCCATTATCTGAATTACTAATGGCGCCACAACTAGAACAAAATGCAGGGTATTGA
- a CDS encoding prolyl oligopeptidase family serine peptidase, with protein sequence MEIERGEGGQMTADSRKMIFKTDDSLGIVKLGNSNIEYIPHVISFKLPNHGKEEWLAYQLNNVGKELVLCNLLTNCKKYFKNVKDYKFTDDGRGMLLRTELKKDSITMQSLKWVDLIRNRNITIWEGMNADGVVFDSKDSQLAFTAIDAPGIATISFWYYRLGADKAIRIADDNSSGIKENLELGSITNFSEDGKSIFFNLREKSSPISERLDVMVDIWSYIDPKLQSQQLNEISHDQRYEAVIHLSDNSILQLEHLGGESLFFSINSENKKGFVLLRKGEGDLGNEWNWNKTAQSSVYLVSIKDGSRRLLNDKLPESIANSYQLSPEGKFVVYYSATQKDYFAYEILTGRTRNITQGIKGRWTTYKDRDIPMAAYLPIGIAGWVLHDEAVLLYDQNDIFQVDLTGRKRSVNFTNDYGRRNNIVFRLAMGAWPPPIIKPNEQLVLNAFNRSNKDGGFYSVTLGVERNPVLLTMGPYIFQGTNESENISPIRPIKAKDAEIYLVRRMSATESPNYFYTSDFKQFIPLTNLHPEKQYNWLTTELVTWKTLDGSLSQGILYKPEDFDPKKKYPVLFYYYERLSEDLHGFIKPEMSRGSINIPFYVSSGYLVFTPDIHYKIGHPGSSAVNSIVSAAEYLAKFPWVDSTRMGIQGHSRGGYQTNYVITQTNLFAAAMSASGFSDFVSLYGGVRASGDTRKSGMELRYQRIGATLWQRPDLYIENSPIFNIDKVSTPLLMMSNRMDGDIPFIEGVAFFTGLRRLGKKAWMLQYDKEDHIVFGRAAIDLTIRMKQFFDHYLKGASAPIWMTRGVSAKLKGIDNGLELDSNIRTPGTGLVSEIQY encoded by the coding sequence TTGGAGATTGAGAGAGGGGAGGGCGGCCAAATGACAGCCGACAGCCGCAAGATGATTTTTAAAACTGATGATAGTTTAGGTATTGTTAAATTAGGCAATTCAAATATTGAGTATATTCCTCATGTTATTTCTTTCAAACTCCCCAATCATGGTAAAGAAGAATGGTTAGCTTACCAACTTAATAATGTTGGAAAGGAGTTGGTTTTATGTAATCTGTTAACAAATTGTAAGAAATATTTTAAGAATGTAAAGGATTATAAATTCACAGATGATGGGAGGGGAATGTTATTAAGAACTGAACTTAAAAAAGATAGCATTACTATGCAGTCTTTGAAATGGGTTGACCTGATAAGGAATAGGAATATCACGATATGGGAAGGGATGAATGCTGATGGGGTTGTTTTTGATAGTAAAGATAGTCAGCTAGCTTTTACCGCAATAGACGCTCCTGGTATAGCAACGATTTCCTTTTGGTATTATAGGTTGGGTGCAGATAAAGCCATACGAATAGCTGATGATAACTCATCTGGTATTAAGGAGAATTTGGAATTAGGTAGTATTACTAATTTTAGTGAAGATGGGAAGAGCATTTTTTTTAATTTGCGGGAGAAGAGTAGCCCGATTTCTGAGCGGCTAGATGTGATGGTTGACATATGGAGCTATATCGATCCAAAATTACAATCGCAGCAATTGAATGAAATTAGTCATGATCAAAGATATGAAGCTGTTATTCATCTTTCTGATAATAGCATCCTTCAATTGGAACATTTGGGAGGGGAGAGTTTATTTTTTTCTATTAATAGTGAAAATAAGAAGGGTTTTGTACTACTTCGAAAAGGGGAAGGGGACTTGGGTAATGAATGGAACTGGAATAAGACTGCTCAGTCATCTGTTTATTTAGTATCAATAAAAGATGGGTCCAGGAGATTGTTAAATGATAAATTACCTGAAAGTATTGCGAACTCGTACCAACTATCTCCGGAAGGGAAGTTTGTTGTTTATTATAGTGCCACCCAGAAAGATTACTTTGCTTATGAGATCCTTACAGGAAGAACGCGGAATATTACACAAGGAATTAAGGGTCGATGGACAACTTATAAAGACAGAGATATACCTATGGCTGCTTATTTACCCATTGGTATAGCTGGATGGGTGCTACATGATGAGGCAGTACTCTTGTATGATCAAAATGATATTTTCCAAGTGGACCTCACAGGAAGGAAGCGGTCTGTTAATTTTACTAATGATTATGGAAGAAGGAACAATATTGTATTTCGATTGGCGATGGGAGCTTGGCCCCCACCCATTATTAAACCAAATGAACAGCTTGTTTTGAATGCGTTTAATAGGAGTAATAAAGATGGAGGGTTTTACAGCGTGACTTTAGGCGTGGAAAGAAATCCGGTACTACTTACCATGGGACCTTACATTTTTCAGGGGACTAACGAAAGTGAAAATATATCCCCTATTCGCCCAATAAAAGCCAAGGATGCTGAAATATACTTGGTAAGACGCATGAGTGCTACTGAATCGCCTAATTATTTCTATACAAGTGATTTTAAACAGTTTATTCCATTAACCAACCTGCATCCTGAAAAGCAATATAATTGGCTTACAACTGAATTGGTGACATGGAAAACATTGGATGGAAGTTTGTCGCAGGGGATACTCTATAAACCTGAAGATTTTGATCCAAAGAAGAAGTATCCAGTTCTGTTTTATTATTATGAAAGATTGTCGGAGGACCTACATGGATTTATCAAACCGGAGATGAGTAGGGGATCAATTAATATTCCTTTTTATGTAAGTAGTGGCTACCTTGTATTTACACCTGATATACACTATAAAATTGGTCATCCAGGTAGTAGTGCGGTTAATTCGATCGTATCAGCTGCGGAGTACCTAGCTAAATTTCCTTGGGTAGACAGTACGAGGATGGGTATACAGGGGCACAGCCGAGGTGGGTATCAAACCAATTATGTAATCACGCAGACAAATCTATTTGCTGCAGCGATGTCTGCATCTGGCTTTTCTGATTTCGTCAGCCTTTATGGCGGAGTTCGTGCGAGTGGTGATACCCGGAAGAGTGGAATGGAATTGCGCTACCAACGGATTGGTGCTACCTTATGGCAAAGACCGGATTTGTACATAGAAAACTCTCCAATATTTAATATAGATAAAGTTTCTACTCCACTTTTAATGATGAGTAATAGAATGGATGGTGATATTCCATTTATAGAAGGGGTGGCTTTTTTTACAGGATTACGTAGATTGGGGAAGAAGGCTTGGATGTTACAGTATGACAAAGAGGATCACATAGTATTTGGTCGTGCTGCAATTGATCTGACCATACGCATGAAGCAGTTTTTTGATCATTATTTAAAGGGTGCAAGCGCACCAATATGGATGACAAGGGGAGTTTCTGCAAAGTTGAAAGGAATTGATAATGGACTAGAGTTAGATAGCAATATACGGACACCTGGAACTGGACTGGTTAGCGAAATTCAGTATTAA
- a CDS encoding redoxin family protein: MGCFTPPPFKSGLEGNKLPSFKLLLIDSITSFDTNVLSDGKAIVLFYFTPSCPYCRAQTSTMLANMDALKDIQFCLLTPAPFPAFKKFYTEYHLEKYNNITAGIDNNNSFGEHFKVTKVPYTAIYTHHKLLKQVIIGQIDAHKIRDLTTN; this comes from the coding sequence ATGGGATGTTTCACACCTCCTCCCTTTAAAAGTGGGCTAGAAGGAAATAAACTACCTTCTTTCAAACTCTTACTTATTGATAGCATTACATCCTTTGACACCAATGTGTTGTCAGATGGAAAAGCAATAGTGCTATTTTATTTTACACCATCTTGCCCCTACTGCCGGGCACAAACATCAACTATGCTAGCTAATATGGATGCTTTGAAAGATATTCAATTCTGTTTATTGACACCAGCTCCTTTTCCTGCATTCAAAAAATTCTATACCGAATATCATTTAGAAAAGTATAACAATATAACGGCAGGTATTGACAACAATAATTCCTTTGGCGAACACTTCAAAGTAACAAAGGTACCTTACACAGCTATTTATACCCATCATAAACTATTAAAGCAGGTAATAATCGGACAAATCGACGCGCATAAGATCAGGGACCTCACAACAAATTAA
- a CDS encoding MauE/DoxX family redox-associated membrane protein → MKQTILIEAISLLFVILFLYTGISKMIEYPLFREVISQSVFLQPFSSWIARLIPITEIIISILLFIPFSRLHGLYAAFSLMLVFTGYTIYILNFSPHLPCGCGGILESMTWPMHLIFNIISTIIALIGIYLKRNQRKKMNMPIHQN, encoded by the coding sequence ATGAAACAAACAATTCTTATAGAAGCCATCTCTCTATTATTTGTCATTTTATTCTTGTACACGGGTATCAGCAAAATGATCGAATATCCATTATTCAGAGAAGTAATTTCACAATCGGTCTTTTTACAACCATTTTCTTCTTGGATAGCTCGTCTGATACCAATAACAGAAATCATTATTTCCATTTTACTATTTATCCCATTTAGTCGCTTACATGGATTATATGCAGCATTTAGTCTGATGTTAGTTTTCACAGGCTATACTATATATATCCTTAATTTTAGTCCTCACCTGCCTTGTGGATGTGGTGGAATACTGGAATCCATGACATGGCCAATGCACTTAATATTTAATATTATTTCGACCATCATAGCACTTATTGGTATTTACCTAAAAAGAAACCAGAGGAAGAAAATGAATATGCCTATACATCAAAATTAA
- a CDS encoding SusC/RagA family TonB-linked outer membrane protein, giving the protein MAKHILPLHLPAILLTFVCLPFLSMATTVRDAQFAHEDQKVSIDVKNAPMEDVFKLICKQTGLSFIGKDAGFTNKERISLQVKNVELKKVLNEILPVGKYIWIFTDDVLVVRKIGIDAEKKNIFETWWAWKEQPIVTGKVMDAAGTPVPGATVMVKGTDKGTITNERGEFELKNIDDNAILLISSMGYENEVIKVDGKDRIFVRVLLKINMLDETQVIAYGTTSRRLSTGNINTVKGTEIAMQPVGNVLLALQGRVPGLFVTQTNGIPGGGVTVRVQGQNSLKNGNDPFYVIDGVPYNSQLLPMIRGILGSSGGNMVINGVNNSGPVGNPLSYINPADIESIEVLKDADATAIYGSRAANGAILITTKKGRQGPTNVDVNLQNGWGQVTRRSNLLNTPQYLLMRHEAISNDGLATSATDYDINGTWDTTRYTDWQKELIGGTAHYTDGHITISGGNATTQFLVGAGYKRETMVFPGDFDDQKGSLQFNVSSISVNQKFRISLSGNYLVDNNKLPGDDFTASARTLAPTAPSLYNADGTLNWETLPTGAATWDNPLVSLYRKYSLKTNNLVSNIQTRYQLLPGLDIGSSFGYTNIQSIETAINPLIAVRPEDRPYASRTAIYGNNNVLSWTIEPQVTYKRSIAKGKLDALMGATISQNNNNGQQFIGFNYNSDQALKDIHSASTVLSSSNVVFVYKYNAVFGRLNYTWNEKYILNMTGRRDGSSRFGSENQFHDFWSTGFGWVFSSEDFMKKMLPFISFGKLSGSYGTTGNDQIGEYQFLNLYNPIDVGVPYQGIASLRPNGLANPYLQWEETKKMQVGLSLGMAKDKILLNTYYYQNRSSNQLLSYGLPIIVGFGAVQKNIPATVENSGWEFAANTTNLKSSNFRWSSNINLTIPKNKLLAFKDLATSSYASSYTIGLPITAIKVYHLQGVDPASGIYQFTTEHGSPTTNPNYLTDRPVLINTAPTWYGGFQNSFSYKDFQLDFLFQFVKQTRIGSFLGSLPGTRNNNQPTWVLERWQHPNDIASHQQYSATYNGAIFPAVFASMTSDASYSNASYIRLKNLSFSWQLPGQWKNKLHLKKGSIYLQGQNLLTLTKYKGLDPETGLGLPPLRVWNFGLQVGL; this is encoded by the coding sequence ATGGCAAAACATATACTACCGCTGCATCTGCCGGCCATCCTGCTGACATTTGTCTGTTTGCCTTTTCTCTCCATGGCCACCACTGTTCGTGACGCGCAATTTGCGCATGAAGACCAAAAGGTAAGTATTGACGTGAAAAACGCGCCCATGGAGGATGTGTTTAAACTGATCTGTAAGCAAACCGGCCTGTCCTTCATCGGGAAGGATGCAGGGTTTACCAACAAAGAACGGATATCCCTGCAGGTGAAAAATGTAGAGCTGAAGAAAGTATTGAACGAAATACTGCCGGTAGGCAAATACATCTGGATTTTTACAGATGATGTGCTGGTAGTACGGAAGATCGGTATCGATGCTGAAAAAAAAAACATCTTTGAGACCTGGTGGGCGTGGAAGGAGCAACCCATAGTCACAGGTAAGGTGATGGACGCCGCTGGAACACCTGTACCCGGCGCCACTGTGATGGTGAAAGGAACTGATAAAGGGACTATCACCAATGAAAGAGGAGAGTTTGAGCTGAAAAATATAGATGATAATGCGATACTCCTGATTAGCAGTATGGGATATGAAAATGAAGTGATAAAAGTAGATGGGAAGGATCGGATTTTTGTCAGGGTCTTGTTAAAGATTAATATGCTGGACGAAACGCAGGTAATCGCCTATGGTACTACTAGCAGGCGTTTAAGTACAGGTAATATAAACACTGTGAAAGGAACGGAAATCGCCATGCAGCCTGTTGGCAATGTCTTGCTGGCTTTACAGGGACGGGTGCCAGGTTTGTTTGTAACCCAGACGAATGGTATCCCAGGAGGGGGCGTGACAGTACGTGTGCAGGGGCAAAATAGTCTTAAGAATGGTAATGACCCGTTCTATGTAATTGATGGGGTGCCTTATAATTCGCAATTACTACCAATGATTAGGGGGATTTTAGGTAGTTCTGGTGGAAATATGGTAATTAATGGGGTTAATAACTCTGGTCCTGTGGGGAATCCATTAAGTTATATTAACCCTGCAGATATTGAAAGCATTGAGGTGTTGAAAGATGCGGATGCTACCGCTATTTATGGTTCTCGCGCTGCGAATGGGGCGATTCTTATTACTACTAAAAAAGGGAGACAAGGCCCAACCAATGTGGATGTCAATCTTCAGAATGGCTGGGGACAGGTAACCCGTAGGTCGAACTTGTTGAATACACCACAGTATCTGCTGATGCGACATGAGGCCATTAGTAATGATGGACTAGCTACCAGTGCAACGGATTATGATATTAACGGTACTTGGGATACTACACGTTATACTGACTGGCAAAAAGAGTTGATTGGCGGAACTGCCCACTATACTGATGGCCATATTACTATTTCCGGCGGAAATGCTACGACCCAATTTTTAGTAGGGGCTGGTTATAAACGTGAGACGATGGTTTTTCCTGGTGATTTTGACGACCAGAAAGGATCTTTACAGTTCAATGTTAGTAGTATTTCCGTCAATCAGAAGTTCCGCATTAGCTTATCCGGTAATTACTTGGTTGATAATAATAAATTGCCCGGTGATGATTTTACGGCGTCTGCAAGAACGCTTGCGCCAACTGCTCCATCGCTCTATAATGCAGATGGTACACTTAATTGGGAAACACTACCTACAGGTGCCGCCACTTGGGATAACCCGTTGGTATCTTTATACCGAAAGTATAGTCTCAAAACTAATAATTTGGTTAGTAACATTCAAACAAGGTACCAGTTGTTACCCGGACTGGATATTGGGAGTAGTTTTGGCTATACTAACATACAATCTATCGAAACTGCAATTAATCCTCTGATAGCAGTACGACCTGAAGATCGGCCATATGCCTCTAGAACAGCAATTTATGGGAATAACAATGTCCTATCTTGGACAATTGAGCCGCAGGTTACTTATAAAAGGTCTATTGCTAAAGGGAAGTTGGATGCATTGATGGGTGCTACTATCAGTCAGAATAACAATAATGGTCAGCAATTTATAGGTTTCAACTATAACAGTGATCAGGCACTCAAGGACATTCATTCCGCCAGCACAGTATTGTCATCATCAAATGTGGTTTTCGTTTATAAATACAATGCGGTATTTGGCCGACTAAATTATACCTGGAATGAAAAGTACATCCTGAATATGACAGGCCGCCGAGATGGGAGTAGTCGTTTTGGATCAGAGAATCAGTTCCATGATTTTTGGTCTACTGGTTTTGGCTGGGTGTTCTCATCGGAGGATTTTATGAAGAAAATGCTGCCCTTCATCAGTTTCGGTAAATTAAGTGGAAGCTATGGTACAACCGGCAATGATCAGATCGGAGAATACCAATTTTTGAATTTGTATAATCCTATCGATGTCGGTGTTCCTTATCAAGGCATTGCTTCATTACGACCCAATGGACTAGCCAATCCCTATCTGCAATGGGAGGAAACGAAAAAGATGCAAGTTGGATTATCCTTAGGGATGGCAAAGGATAAGATTTTACTAAATACTTATTATTATCAAAATCGTTCTTCTAATCAGTTATTAAGTTATGGGTTGCCTATTATTGTAGGTTTTGGCGCTGTCCAAAAGAATATTCCAGCTACTGTAGAAAATTCAGGTTGGGAATTTGCGGCAAATACAACTAATCTAAAATCTAGTAATTTTAGGTGGTCTAGCAATATAAATCTTACTATTCCTAAAAATAAATTACTGGCTTTTAAGGATTTAGCAACTTCCAGTTATGCTAGTTCCTACACAATTGGACTGCCTATAACAGCTATTAAGGTATATCATTTACAGGGAGTTGACCCTGCCTCTGGCATCTACCAATTCACTACGGAACATGGTTCTCCTACCACAAATCCTAATTATTTGACTGATAGACCTGTTTTAATTAATACTGCTCCTACTTGGTATGGAGGTTTCCAAAACAGCTTCAGCTATAAAGATTTCCAGTTAGATTTCCTTTTTCAATTTGTGAAGCAAACAAGGATCGGCTCTTTCCTGGGTAGTTTACCGGGCACTAGAAATAACAACCAACCTACATGGGTGTTAGAACGTTGGCAACATCCAAATGATATCGCTTCTCATCAACAATATAGTGCCACATATAATGGAGCGATTTTTCCAGCCGTTTTTGCGAGTATGACCAGTGATGCTTCATATTCAAATGCATCTTACATTCGGTTGAAGAATTTATCATTTTCATGGCAGCTACCAGGGCAATGGAAGAACAAATTACATCTAAAAAAGGGCAGTATTTATTTGCAGGGTCAGAATTTATTAACCCTAACAAAATATAAGGGACTTGACCCTGAAACAGGATTAGGGTTACCTCCTTTAAGAGTCTGGAATTTTGGCTTGCAAGTGGGGCTATGA
- a CDS encoding thioredoxin family protein: MKQLIFLVIFIPFMVNAQIDKGIKFSEGLTWQQVLSKAKSENKYIFVDCYATWCGPCKYMDKEVYTKRVVGDLLNEKFISVKVQMDTSKQDNELIKRFYQEAADINLQYKITAFPSYLFFSPEGKIVHRYLGAMPDTLFLQLASNALTPNKQYYTLLDRYKLGERDSTHMLYLSNITKKIGNMALANTIARDYFDLYLNKLSRTNMCTRRNIEFLTSFSQLLCSKDKAFELFYLDGDTVDRIMDSKGFSEYIVEMTIVREEINPRLWPEEVPIAGTPDWQKLMDVITRKFNRYYAENALLNAQLRWYTEKKAWPEVAKYNILKIEKNGLDTIGMGKFFTNNMIWNVMFLHSNDMVVLRKGVNWMEIIVKATPNDGPNIDTYANLLYKIGRTKEALYWEERALKIAKNNKKLAESKKDSIVIAAFKNEIEIYERTIGKMRKNEPTWTVN, translated from the coding sequence ATGAAGCAGCTCATTTTTTTAGTGATTTTTATACCATTTATGGTGAATGCTCAAATTGATAAAGGTATAAAATTCTCGGAAGGTCTGACTTGGCAACAAGTGCTATCGAAAGCTAAAAGCGAAAACAAGTATATATTTGTAGACTGCTATGCTACTTGGTGCGGCCCTTGCAAGTATATGGATAAAGAAGTATATACTAAGAGGGTCGTTGGTGATCTCTTGAACGAAAAATTTATTTCAGTTAAAGTACAAATGGATACTTCAAAACAAGACAATGAGCTGATTAAGAGATTTTATCAAGAGGCAGCGGATATCAATTTACAATATAAAATCACAGCCTTTCCTTCATATCTTTTCTTCTCTCCAGAAGGTAAGATTGTTCATAGGTATCTGGGTGCTATGCCTGACACCCTTTTTCTTCAACTTGCGTCTAATGCGCTAACACCGAATAAGCAATACTATACTTTGTTGGATAGATATAAGCTAGGGGAAAGAGATTCGACCCATATGCTGTATTTATCAAATATAACGAAGAAGATTGGTAATATGGCCTTGGCAAATACTATAGCTAGAGATTATTTTGATCTCTATTTGAACAAACTTAGCAGAACGAATATGTGCACAAGGAGGAATATTGAATTCTTAACCTCTTTCAGTCAATTGCTATGTTCAAAAGACAAAGCCTTCGAATTATTTTATCTAGATGGTGACACCGTCGATAGAATAATGGATAGTAAAGGGTTTTCTGAATATATAGTCGAGATGACAATTGTAAGGGAGGAAATAAACCCCAGATTATGGCCAGAAGAGGTACCTATTGCTGGGACCCCTGATTGGCAGAAGTTGATGGATGTTATTACGAGGAAGTTTAATAGATATTATGCCGAAAATGCACTTTTAAATGCACAATTAAGGTGGTATACTGAAAAGAAAGCATGGCCAGAAGTAGCGAAGTATAATATCTTAAAAATTGAAAAAAATGGACTTGATACTATTGGTATGGGGAAGTTTTTTACTAATAATATGATATGGAATGTCATGTTCTTGCATAGTAACGATATGGTAGTACTAAGAAAAGGAGTCAATTGGATGGAGATCATTGTAAAGGCTACTCCTAATGATGGGCCTAATATTGACACTTATGCGAATTTGCTGTATAAAATTGGCAGGACAAAAGAAGCATTGTATTGGGAAGAAAGGGCATTGAAAATCGCCAAAAATAATAAGAAGCTAGCAGAAAGTAAAAAGGATAGCATTGTAATTGCTGCATTCAAAAATGAAATAGAGATTTATGAGCGAACGATTGGTAAAATGAGAAAGAACGAGCCTACCTGGACAGTGAATTAG